In Myripristis murdjan chromosome 9, fMyrMur1.1, whole genome shotgun sequence, the following proteins share a genomic window:
- the lsm1 gene encoding U6 snRNA-associated Sm-like protein LSm1: MNYVPGTASLIDDIDKKHLVLLRDGRTLIGYLRSIDQFANLVFHQTVERIHVGKKFGDIPRGIFIVRGENVVLLGEIDVDKPCDTILQQVSIEEILEEQRLQQQAKQETEKVKMQVLKDRGLSIPKADNLDEY, translated from the exons ATGAACTACGTACCGGGGACGGCGAGCCTTATTGACGACATCGACA AGAAGCACCTGGTCCTGCTGCGGGATGGCAGGACACTGATCGGATACCTCAGAAGCATTGATCAGTTTG cCAATTTAGTTTTCCACCAGACAGTTGAGCGCATCCACGTGGGGAAAAAGTTTGGAGACATCCCCAGAGGAATATTCATCGTGAGAGGAGAGAATGTTGTTCTGCTTGGAGAGATA gaCGTGGACAAGCCCTGTGACACAATCCTGCAGCAGGTCTCCATAGAAGAGATTTTGGAGGAGCAGCGATTGCAGCAGCAGGCCAAACAGGAGacagaaaaagtcaaaatgcaGGTTCTGAAGGACAGAGGCCTTTCCATCCCCAAGGCAGATAACCTAGACGAATACTAA
- the bag4 gene encoding BAG family molecular chaperone regulator 4 → MHHHQMQPNPKSGWPSTYNSENNNVNWNGTMDAPQYPGYPSNYWYPQSHSTGHYASTYPSGSDVQPPYNPQAMPGAYPNGHGVYSPGQGQYSTSNFHPSNPFYCPDPQRPAPCSYPSQGCPAEQSSGGSGQPHSHHQHQHHQYPGPHCQGTPGYPPASYPHYSEGGHAMPPNPPYPTGQSLHPRPQADAWAHSGGYPSSQQQWQPGQQPPQNHYGNPVRPQHPPAWPGTGTGAPPPYQPKDQQHQRAPQVGPKPRPAPSPNPPNGKPADFSSPPHMYNRTGKGGPTEHNSQGEPPPFAQAPAQAPAPAPAPAPGQTQGLAGPQTFSDNPGLAKVQQVMTRVLLLQEDVDEFVGKKTDKSYRCLEELLTKELLELDSVETQGQDNVRQARKEAVQRIQAILDQLEKKAF, encoded by the exons ATGCATCATCATCAAATGCAGCCAAATCCCAAATCTGGCTGGCCCTCGACTTACAACTCGGAAAATAATAACGTGAACTGGAACGGCACTATG GATGCTCCCCAGTACCCTGGATACCCCTCAAACTATTGGTATCCCCAGTCTCATTCCACAGGACACTATGCAAGTACCTATCCCTCTGGATCAGACGTGCAGCCACCTTACAATCCTCAG GCAATGCCTGGAGCATATCCAAATGGCCATGGTGTTTACAGCCCAGGGCAGGGTCAGTATTCAACAAGTAACTTCCACCCATCCAACCCATTCTACTGCCCGGACCCTCAGAGACCGGCTCCATGTTCCTACCCCAGCCAAGGCTgcccagcagagcagagcagtggGGGCTCGGGACAGCCGCACTctcaccaccaacaccaacaccatcaGTATCCTGGCCCACACTGTCAAGGG ACACCTGGATATCCTCCTGCGTCGTACCCTCACTACAGTGAAGGTGGTCATGCAATGCCTCCCAACCCCCCATACCCCACCGGCCAGTCTCTCCACCCCAGACCCCAGGCTGACGCGTGGGCACACTCTGGTGGGTATCCGTCCtcacagcagcagtggcagccgGGTCAGCAGCCTCCCCAAAATCACTATGGAAATCCTGTCCGTCCCCAGCATCCCCCAGCGTGGCCAGGGACAGGAACTGGTGCTCCGCCACCGTATCAACCCAAG GACCAACAGCACCAACGTGCCCCACAGGTGGGACCAAAACCTAGGCCTGCTCCATCCCCTAATCCCCCCAATGGAAAGCCTGCAGATTTCAGTTCACCTCCACACATGTACAACAGAACAGGGAAAGGTGGGCCAACGGAGCATAATTCTCAGGGTGAGCCCCCACCCTTCGCTCAGGCCCCGGCCCAAGCTCcagctcctgctccagctccagctccaggcCAGACCCAGGGCCTGGCTGGGCCTCAGACCTTCAGTGATAACCCAGGTCTAGCTAAAGTCCAGCAGGTCATGACCAGAGTGCTGTTGCTCCAGGAGGACGTTGATGAGTTTGTGggcaaaaaaacagacaagagtTACCGGTGTCTGGAGGAATTACTGACGAAAGAGCTGCTGgaactggactctgtggagaCCCAGGGACAGGACAACGTCAGGCAGGCCCGGAaggaggccgttcagaggatcCAGGCCAttctggatcagctggagaagAAAGCCTTCTGA
- the LOC115365539 gene encoding dual specificity protein phosphatase 26-like translates to MSYMAKLPVSWNDKGPPRKVEIDLSSPGLAVFELERLLFTGKAIISHADEVWPKLYIGDQQSAENQADLSRHRITHILNAAHSKRRGVPAIYEGMNITYMGIEAHDSCEFDMSVNFQAAADFIHRALSGGGKVLVHCHVGVSRSATLVLAYLMLKQKLTLVEAICAVKDNRGVIPNRGFLRQLIRLDGELFGFHH, encoded by the exons ATGTCATACATGGCCAAGCTTCCTGTATCCTGGAATGATAAAGGCCCACCTCGGAAAGTGGAAATTGACCTGAGTTCTCCTGGTTTGGCTGTGTTTGAGCTGGAAAGACTACTGTTTACTGGCAAAGCCATCATCAGCCATGCTGATGAAGTCTGGCCAAAACTTTACATCGGAGACCA ACAAAGTGCGGAGAACCAGGCTGATCTCTCCAGGCATCGTATCACTCACATCCTGAATGCAGCTCACAGTAAAAGACGAGGAGTGCCAGCCATATATGAGGGCATGAATATCACCTACATGGGCATAGAGGCTCACGATTCCTGTGAGTTTGATATGAGTGTCAACTTCCAGGCTGCAGCAGACTTCATTCACAGAGCTCTCAGTGGAGGAG GCAAAGTCCTGGTACATTGTCATGTAGGAGTGAGCCGTTCTGCCACCCTGGTCCTGGCCTATCTGATGTTGAAGCAGAAGCTGACACTTGTGGAGGCTATTTGTGCTGTGAAAGACAACAGGGGTGTGATTCCTAATCGAGGTTTCCTCCGACAGCTCATCAGACTGGATGGGGAACTCTTTGGCTTCCATCACTGA
- the LOC115365419 gene encoding serine protease inhibitor 2.1-like yields the protein MMRAALCIWIVSAVVCLGRGHPSEGHVEVQEQQPTEPDNSTRIFSLVTSANQDFAYRLYRQLAAQSDSQGKNIFFSPASVTLALAALSVGARGETHQQLFSGLGLKSPLLTQTGVAQAFHTLLSKSSQEDVSAGTAVFVHDTFNLRPEFLEVLNQSYAADGFSVDFTKSVESANTINKYVEEKTSGKINKLVDSLDPSTLMYLISYIYYKGKWQIPFKPEETKEEMFHVDEQTEVPVQMMNVEDTFKFYQDQGISTSVLCLPFNSSMSMLLLLPDKDLAALESKISQTEVTKWLKWMNPRELDVFVPKFSIKTSYSLKDVLSVMGMTDMFGATADLSGISEEAMLAVSEVVHQATLDVDETGATAAAATGIGLIPLSYRPVSTVKFDRPFMVLIIDHSTESILFMGKIVNPNI from the exons ATGATGCGTGCGGCCTTGTGTATCTGGATCGTATCAGCAGTGGTCTGTCTGGGGAGAGGCCATCCCAGTGAAGGCCATGTTGAAGTTCAAGAGCAACAACCAACTGAGCCGGACAACAGCACCAGAATCTTCTCACTGGTGACTTCAGCCAACCAAGATTTTGCTTACCGCCTGTACAGGCAGCTGGCAGCGCAGTCAGACTCTCAAGGCAAGAACATTTTCTTCTCACCAGCAAGTGTGACCCTTGCCCTGGCTGCCTTGTCTGTGGGGGCTCGGGGAGAGACCCACCAGCAGCTTTTCAGTGGTCTGGGCCTCAAGAGCCCtttgctgacacagacaggcgTAGCTCAGGCCTTTCACACGCTCCTCAGCAAGTCATCTCAGGAAGACGTGAGTGCAGGAAcggctgtgtttgtgcatgacaCCTTCAACCTACGGCCCGAGTTCCTGGAGGTCTTGAATCAATCATATGCTGCAGATGGGTTCAGTGTAGACTTCACCAAAAGTGTAGAGAGTGCAAATACCATCAATAAATATGTGGAGGAGAAGACGAGTGGGAAGATAAACAAGCTGGTCGATAGCCTGGATCCAAGCACACTTATGTATCTCATCAGCTACATATACTACAAAG GGAAATGGCAGATTCCATTCAAACCTGAGGAAACCAAGGAGGAGATGTTCCATGTCGATGAGCAGACTGAG GTTCCTGTCCAGATGATGAATGTAGAAGACACATTTAAATTCTACCAGGACCAAGGGATTTCCACATCAGTCCTCTGCTTACCCTTCAACAGCTCCATGTccatgctgctgttgctgcctgATAAGGATCTGGCTGCACTGGAGAGCAAGATCTCCCAGACCGAGGTTACCAAATGGCTTAAGTGGATGAATCCCAG GGAATTAGATGTGTTTGTTCCTAAATTCTCCATCAAGACCTCCTACTCCCTGAAGGACGTCTTGAGTGTAATGGGAATGACGGACATGTTTGGTGCCACAGCAGATTTGAGTGGCATTTCAGAGGAAGCGATGCTGGCAGTGTCAGAG gttGTGCACCAAGCCACTTTGGATGTGGATGAGACTGGCGCCACGGCTGCAGCTGCTACAGGGATTGGTTTGATCCCTTTGTCCTACCGTCCAGTCAGCACGGTGAAGTTTGACCGTCCATTTATGGTTCTTATCATCGACCACAGCACAGAGAGCATCCTCTTCATGGGCAAGATTGTCAACCCAAATATCTGA
- the carnmt1 gene encoding carnosine N-methyltransferase, whose translation MAETTGEAAHDRPYFYKERLKYTPEEEAKLERQHFWKVIDAFRYYRIHVQEQIKRAERQFQSLPQHHQKLLPGVLPNLARISQCVDHNQEVLQAIVYNCIHMFENMEYGEREDPRKVRPSSTFDMDKLKSTIKQFVRDWSEVGQAERESCYRPLIQEIQRLFPSDKYDVSKVSVLVPGAGLGRLAWEIARLGYICQGNEWSFFMLFSSNFVLNRCDKVNSLTLYPWIHQFSNNKKSSDQTRAISFPDVNPQSLPPNADFSMVAGDFLEVYTESDSWDCVATCFFIDTAHNVLEYVETIWKILKPGGVWVNLGPLLYHFENMANELSIELSYEDIRAAIIKYGFRIEVERESVQTTYTENDRSMLRYVYDCVFFVARKPVHVCANGQEDNQSQNSPPAAKSPRREEADSLT comes from the exons ATGGCCGAGACAACAGGGGAGGCGGCGCACGACCGACCTTATTTTTACAAAGAAAGACTGAAATATACCCCCGAGGAGGAGGCGAAGCTTGAAAGACAGCATTTCTGGAAAGTTATTGATGCTTTTAGATATTACAG aATCCATGTGCAGGAGCAGATCAAGCGTGCGGAGCGTCAATTTCAAAGCCTCCCACAGCACCACCAGAAGTTGCTGCCAGGTGTGCTGCCCAACCTGGCTCGCATCAGCCAGTGTGTGGACCACAACCAGGAGGTGCTGCAGGCCATCGTCTACAACTGCATCCACATGTTTGAGAACATGGAGTACGGCGAGAGG GAGGATCCCAGGAAGGTGCGTCCATCTTCTACGTTTGACATGGATAAGCTAAAGTCCACCATAAAGCAGTTTGTTCGAGACTGGAGTGAGGTGGGCCAGGCTGAGAGGGAGTCCTGCTACCGGCCGCTCATCCAAGAGATCCAGAGACTCTTCCCCAGTGACAAATA TGATGTGTCTAAGGTGAGCGTGCTGGTTCCGGGTGCTGGGCTTGGCCGTTTAGCCTGGGAGATCGCTCGGCTGGGTTATATTTGCCAGGGAAACGAATGGAGCTTCTTCATGCTGTTCTCTTCAAACTTTGTTCTTAATAG GTGTGACAAGGTGAACTCTCTGACCCTGTACCCCTGGATCCACCAGTTTAGCAACAACAAGAAATCATCTGACCAGACACGGGCGATCAGCTTCCCTGATGTGAACCCCCAGAGCTTGCCGCCTAACGCAGACTTCTCCATGGTGGCAGGGGATTTCCTGGAGGTTTACACTGAGTCAG actcCTGGGACTGTGTGGCGACCTGCTTCTTTATTGACACGGCTCACAATGTCCTCGAATATGTGGAGACCATCTGGAAGATTCTTAAGCCTGGTGGGGTGTGGGTCAACCTGG GCCCTCTGCTGTACCACTTTGAGAACATGGCCAATGAACTCTCAATTGAACTTAGCTACGAAGACATCAGGGCAGCTATCATTAAATATGGCTTCCGCATAGag gtggagagagagtcGGTTCAGACCACCTACACAGAGAATGACCGCTCTATGTTAAGATACGTTTATGACTGTGTCTTCTTTGTGGCACGGAAACCTGTTCATGTGTGCGCCAACGGTCAAGAAGACAACCAATCACAGAACTCACCACCGGCTGCTAAGTCAccgaggagagaggaggccgACAGCCTGACGTGA